In bacterium BMS3Abin02, the genomic window GCTCGACCCCCACACCAAAACTGATCTTGCGAACAGTGAACGTGCTCTTGATTCCGGATCTGTCGCGAGCGATGACAACTCCCTCGAAGACCTGCACGCGTTCGCGGCCCGCCTCCACGACGCGAACGTGGACGCGCACGGTATCGCCGGCACGAAAATCCGGGATGTCTTCGCGCAGGTACGC contains:
- the rplS gene encoding 50S ribosomal protein L19 gives rise to the protein MNMLEQLENAYLREDIPDFRAGDTVRVHVRVVEAGRERVQVFEGVVIARDRSGIKSTFTVRKISFGVGVERVFPVHAPIIQKVEVIRRGKVRRAKLYYLRDRVGKAARIKERR